From the Paenibacillus sp. FSL H8-0548 genome, one window contains:
- the xseB gene encoding exodeoxyribonuclease VII small subunit: MAVKKDSELNFEQAMERLDSIVSKLESGDVPLEAAIELFQEGMILSKLCGGKLEQVERKIELLIETEQGFQKKTFADVNEDKGE; the protein is encoded by the coding sequence ATGGCGGTTAAAAAGGATAGCGAGCTTAATTTTGAGCAAGCAATGGAGCGCCTTGACTCCATAGTTTCGAAGCTTGAGAGTGGTGATGTTCCTCTTGAAGCTGCAATTGAACTTTTTCAAGAAGGCATGATATTGTCAAAGCTATGTGGTGGAAAGCTGGAGCAGGTCGAGCGCAAAATCGAATTATTGATTGAGACGGAGCAAGGCTTTCAGAAAAAAACGTTTGCAGACGTGAACGAGGATAAAGGGGAATAA
- the nusB gene encoding transcription antitermination factor NusB, which yields MKRRLAREIAVSCLYQMEMNEVSASDAVDMLMEELRQENEIGADPSEVGGTDEFIRELVLGVMEHKQAIDGMLQQFLTGWHIDRLSRVDRQVLRLACYEIVFRDDVPPKAAINEAIELAKHFGTEESGKFVNGVLGKLLEEVEELKS from the coding sequence ATGAAACGTAGATTAGCGAGAGAAATAGCAGTATCATGCTTATACCAAATGGAAATGAATGAGGTTTCTGCATCAGATGCGGTTGATATGCTGATGGAGGAGCTTCGTCAAGAAAATGAAATTGGAGCAGACCCTTCTGAGGTCGGCGGTACGGATGAATTTATACGTGAGCTTGTATTAGGCGTAATGGAGCATAAGCAAGCAATAGACGGCATGCTGCAGCAGTTTTTGACTGGCTGGCATATCGATCGTTTGTCACGTGTAGACCGTCAAGTATTAAGATTGGCTTGTTACGAGATTGTATTCCGTGATGACGTACCCCCTAAAGCAGCGATTAATGAAGCGATCGAGCTTGCTAAACATTTTGGCACAGAGGAATCTGGTAAATTTGTGAATGGCGTGCTTGGGAAGCTGCTTGAAGAGGTTGAAGAGCTCAAATCTTAA
- the folD gene encoding bifunctional methylenetetrahydrofolate dehydrogenase/methenyltetrahydrofolate cyclohydrolase FolD: MCAQIIEGKKISDLIREEMITETAALKEKGVIPGLAVVLVGEDPASKVYVGSKEKACQQLGIYSEVHRLSAETSEEELLALIERLNNQASINGILVQLPLPKHINEKAVIDAISVAKDVDGFHPESVGNLVIGDDSLLPCTPAGVIELIKRSGVDISGKHAVVIGRSNIVGKPVAMLLLRENATVTICHSRTANMEEIAKQADILVVAIGKAKAIDSKFVKPGAIVIDVGINRLPDGKLAGDVDFDDCLDTAGYITPVPGGVGPMTITLLMKNTITAAKRANGIKE; encoded by the coding sequence ATGTGCGCACAAATCATTGAAGGTAAGAAGATATCCGACCTTATCCGTGAGGAAATGATTACGGAAACTGCAGCCTTGAAAGAAAAGGGAGTTATTCCTGGTTTAGCCGTTGTACTTGTAGGAGAGGATCCTGCTTCGAAAGTATATGTCGGTTCTAAGGAAAAGGCGTGTCAGCAGCTTGGAATTTATTCTGAAGTACATCGCCTATCGGCTGAAACGAGCGAAGAAGAATTGCTTGCATTGATCGAACGCTTGAACAATCAAGCTTCAATTAATGGTATTCTTGTTCAATTGCCGCTTCCGAAACATATTAACGAGAAGGCAGTCATTGATGCGATAAGTGTTGCAAAGGATGTTGATGGCTTCCACCCGGAGAGTGTTGGGAATTTGGTCATTGGCGATGATAGTCTCCTTCCATGTACCCCAGCAGGTGTTATTGAGCTCATTAAACGCAGCGGTGTAGATATTTCCGGCAAGCATGCTGTTGTCATCGGCCGAAGCAATATCGTTGGCAAGCCGGTAGCAATGCTGCTGCTTCGCGAGAATGCCACGGTGACGATTTGTCATTCCCGTACAGCTAATATGGAGGAAATTGCAAAACAAGCAGATATACTCGTTGTTGCAATCGGGAAAGCAAAAGCAATCGACAGTAAATTCGTTAAACCTGGCGCCATCGTTATTGATGTAGGCATTAACCGTCTTCCTGATGGAAAGCTCGCTGGCGATGTTGATTTTGATGATTGTTTGGATACGGCAGGCTACATAACGCCTGTACCGGGCGGAGTAGGCCCAATGACCATTACCTTGCTTATGAAGAACACGATTACGGCGGCAAAAAGGGCAAACGGAATCAAGGAGTGA
- the xseA gene encoding exodeoxyribonuclease VII large subunit: MAEQPRVYSIKELNRYIKMKMESDTLLSDILLRGEISNFTHHSSGHMYFTLKDSDSRIKSIMFASYNQRLPFIPKEGAKVIARGNISVYERDGNYQFYVQSMQPDGIGSLYLAFEQLKSKLSAEGLFDQSRKRPIPRFPRAIGVITSPTGAAVRDIIITLQRRYPLVPVYIYPVLVQGKQAAPEIVKAIEAMNRFGEADVLIVGRGGGSLEELWAFNEEAVARSIAESKIPIISAVGHETDFTIADFAADLRAATPTAAAELAVPSMAELQQQLQRQQKRLVQGIRYRVQIDKDKLQRIRRSPFFLHPRRYLLDQAERLDRLTEQLEQRTKQIAQRGHARLAKLQTTIAGHHPGERAVFAAKRWQTASKQLETSMALILKEKKNSLHSSMRQLDALSPLKVMSRGYSLVYDKQERQLIKSIHDVKLGDIVKVKIADGQLDCRVDSLRGD, translated from the coding sequence ATGGCGGAGCAGCCTCGGGTTTATTCCATTAAAGAGCTTAATCGTTATATCAAAATGAAAATGGAATCGGATACGCTGCTTTCTGATATTTTACTTCGCGGCGAAATTTCGAATTTCACTCATCACTCCAGCGGACATATGTATTTTACGCTGAAGGATAGCGACAGCAGGATAAAGTCAATCATGTTTGCCTCCTATAACCAGAGGCTTCCATTCATCCCTAAAGAGGGTGCGAAGGTAATTGCCAGAGGTAATATTTCCGTTTATGAGCGTGACGGCAATTATCAGTTTTATGTACAATCCATGCAGCCTGACGGCATTGGCAGCTTATATCTAGCTTTCGAGCAGTTAAAGAGCAAGCTGAGCGCAGAAGGGCTATTTGACCAATCGCGAAAACGTCCAATTCCGCGCTTTCCGCGAGCAATTGGCGTCATTACATCACCGACTGGGGCAGCGGTACGTGATATTATTATTACTCTACAGCGCAGGTATCCTTTAGTACCTGTATATATATATCCTGTGCTCGTTCAAGGGAAACAAGCCGCTCCAGAAATCGTTAAGGCGATTGAAGCAATGAACCGTTTTGGCGAAGCCGACGTATTAATTGTTGGACGCGGCGGCGGCTCGCTTGAAGAGCTGTGGGCGTTTAACGAGGAAGCAGTAGCTAGAAGCATTGCCGAGTCAAAAATACCGATAATTAGCGCGGTAGGCCATGAGACGGATTTTACAATTGCTGACTTTGCTGCCGATTTGCGAGCGGCCACACCTACAGCAGCAGCGGAGCTTGCCGTTCCAAGCATGGCTGAATTGCAGCAACAGCTGCAGCGACAACAGAAGCGGCTCGTACAGGGTATTCGTTATCGAGTTCAGATCGATAAGGATAAGCTTCAGCGGATTCGTCGTTCGCCTTTCTTTTTGCATCCACGCCGATACCTGCTCGATCAAGCCGAACGTCTTGACCGTTTGACAGAGCAGCTGGAACAGCGGACGAAGCAGATTGCGCAGCGCGGACATGCTCGCCTGGCTAAGCTCCAAACCACCATTGCTGGTCATCATCCGGGTGAACGTGCAGTATTCGCTGCGAAAAGGTGGCAGACAGCAAGCAAGCAGCTGGAGACTTCGATGGCTCTTATTTTAAAGGAAAAGAAGAACAGTCTACATAGCTCTATGAGACAGCTCGATGCGTTAAGCCCGTTAAAAGTAATGTCTAGAGGCTATAGTCTCGTTTACGACAAGCAAGAGCGGCAGCTCATTAAATCGATTCACGATGTAAAGCTGGGCGATATCGTTAAGGTGAAGATAGCAGATGGTCAGCTTGACTGTCGTGTAGATTCATTGAGGGGAGATTAA
- a CDS encoding polyprenyl synthetase family protein — protein MNERPSIKAYLTKCSELTEASLKQSLPSTWDVPSLLREAMQYSLEAGGKRLRPALVLSAAEAILGKPALDAALPVASAVEFIHTYSLIHDDLPAMDDDDFRRGKPTNHKVFGEAMAILAGDALLTHAFYLIPQAARLGGIAAEVALAIVEDLAKLAGAPGMVGGQVADMLGEQGITSVAELEYIHLHKTSDLIVFSVTAGGRIGGATDKQLALLAQYGRNIGLAFQIQDDILDLIGDEQKLGKKTNSDVQQNKVTYPFLIGIEESKAQVERLTQEAKSAVLEAELLAPERLLEIADYLVQRDH, from the coding sequence TTGAACGAGAGGCCATCCATAAAAGCATATTTAACGAAATGCTCGGAGCTGACGGAAGCTTCGCTTAAACAATCGCTGCCTAGTACATGGGACGTTCCTTCATTGCTGCGGGAGGCGATGCAATACTCACTCGAAGCAGGAGGCAAGCGTCTAAGACCCGCTTTAGTTCTATCCGCGGCGGAAGCCATATTAGGCAAGCCTGCATTGGATGCTGCGTTGCCAGTGGCTAGCGCGGTTGAGTTTATCCACACGTATTCATTGATCCACGATGATTTGCCTGCTATGGATGATGATGATTTCCGTAGAGGCAAGCCGACGAATCATAAGGTGTTTGGAGAGGCCATGGCGATATTAGCCGGCGATGCACTGCTTACCCATGCTTTTTACCTTATTCCTCAAGCGGCGCGTCTAGGCGGAATTGCTGCTGAAGTAGCGCTTGCTATAGTAGAGGATCTGGCTAAGCTAGCTGGTGCTCCTGGGATGGTTGGCGGGCAGGTAGCAGATATGCTGGGAGAGCAAGGAATAACCTCGGTTGCAGAGCTTGAATATATTCATCTGCACAAAACCAGCGATCTTATCGTTTTTTCGGTTACTGCGGGAGGACGTATTGGAGGGGCAACAGATAAACAGCTAGCGCTGCTTGCTCAATATGGTCGCAACATCGGACTTGCTTTCCAAATTCAAGACGATATATTAGATCTAATTGGGGATGAGCAGAAGCTCGGCAAAAAAACCAATAGTGACGTACAGCAAAATAAAGTAACGTATCCTTTCCTTATCGGAATAGAAGAGAGCAAAGCTCAGGTGGAACGATTAACCCAAGAAGCGAAGTCTGCTGTTCTGGAAGCTGAGCTGCTGGCGCCAGAGAGACTGCTTGAAATTGCGGATTATCTCGTTCAACGCGATCATTGA
- a CDS encoding DUF2273 domain-containing protein: protein MWTEFWAIYGKRAAGAAIGLFFGFLYLFVGFWDMLFVALLVSIGYWIGLHKETNNGPILPWQRLWYSLLERFRPFK, encoded by the coding sequence ATGTGGACGGAGTTCTGGGCCATCTACGGGAAGCGCGCTGCTGGCGCTGCGATAGGTCTGTTTTTTGGGTTTTTATATTTATTTGTTGGTTTTTGGGACATGCTTTTTGTAGCGCTGCTTGTGTCCATCGGGTATTGGATTGGTTTGCATAAGGAAACAAACAACGGACCTATCTTACCATGGCAGCGGCTTTGGTATTCGTTGTTAGAAAGATTCAGGCCGTTTAAATGA
- the dxs gene encoding 1-deoxy-D-xylulose-5-phosphate synthase, with protein MGRQIEAVRESEESKLLLDQINGPQDLKNLTIAQLEQLAGEIRQFLIENLSVTGGHLAPNLGVVELTLAMHYLFNSPEDKFIFDVGHQSYVHKILTGRKDRFDTLRKYKGLCGFVKRAESEHDVWEAGHSSTSLSAAMGMALARDLKGESNRVVAVIGDGALTGGMALEALNHIGHEKKDLIVILNDNEMSIAPNVGAMHHYLGKIRTDRHYHKAKEELQQLLNKIPAIGGKLAKTAERFKDSLKYLLVSGILFEQFGLTYLGPVDGHDIEQMLDIMRQADAMPGPVLVHVLTVKGKGYSPAEADSFKWHGITPYKIESGQVLKAVGPPMYTDVFGQMLIELAEKDERIVAVTPAMPGGSGLLPFAAKFPNRMIDVGIAEQHAATMSGALALEGMKPVFAVYSTFLQRAYDQVVHDICRQNLNVIFAIDRAGFVGPDGETHHGVYDISFLRHIPNLVIMMPKDENELRKMLKTAVDYNDGPIAVRYSRIAGLGVEMEASPEALPIGSWETVREGDSGVILAIGPMLQVAEEAAELLKRDGSNIQIVNARFIKPLDEKMLLTLAAEGKNIIVLEEGAELGGLGSAVLEFYSLKGIYGLSVRIIGVPDVFVEHGTINEQRKEIGLTAERVANEMRTMQQPRRMKRVTGKQ; from the coding sequence ATGGGACGGCAGATAGAAGCTGTCCGCGAAAGCGAGGAAAGCAAATTGCTGCTTGACCAGATTAACGGACCTCAAGACTTGAAGAATCTAACTATAGCTCAATTAGAGCAACTGGCTGGTGAAATTCGTCAGTTTCTTATTGAGAATCTTTCTGTTACAGGCGGTCATCTAGCTCCTAATTTAGGAGTTGTAGAGCTGACTTTAGCTATGCATTATTTATTTAATAGTCCTGAAGATAAGTTTATTTTTGATGTAGGACATCAATCATATGTGCACAAAATTTTAACTGGGCGTAAGGATCGGTTTGATACCCTGCGTAAATACAAGGGCTTATGCGGCTTTGTCAAAAGAGCGGAGAGTGAGCACGATGTCTGGGAAGCCGGACATAGCAGCACCTCCTTATCTGCTGCAATGGGCATGGCGTTAGCACGTGATTTAAAGGGTGAGAGCAACCGTGTCGTTGCTGTTATCGGAGACGGCGCACTTACTGGGGGCATGGCACTCGAAGCGCTTAATCATATCGGTCACGAGAAAAAAGATTTAATCGTTATTTTGAATGATAATGAGATGTCCATTGCGCCGAATGTAGGAGCAATGCATCATTACTTAGGAAAAATACGCACAGACCGTCATTATCATAAGGCTAAGGAAGAGCTTCAGCAATTGCTGAATAAAATACCCGCCATTGGCGGAAAGCTTGCCAAGACGGCTGAGCGCTTTAAGGATAGCTTGAAATACTTACTTGTAAGCGGGATTTTGTTCGAGCAGTTTGGACTTACTTATCTTGGACCTGTAGATGGTCATGATATTGAGCAAATGCTTGATATTATGCGTCAAGCAGACGCTATGCCGGGTCCTGTGCTTGTACATGTTCTAACTGTCAAGGGCAAGGGTTATTCACCAGCTGAGGCAGATTCTTTCAAATGGCATGGCATTACTCCATACAAAATTGAGTCTGGACAGGTGCTCAAGGCAGTAGGCCCGCCGATGTATACAGATGTGTTTGGTCAAATGCTGATTGAGCTGGCTGAGAAGGATGAGCGAATTGTTGCTGTTACTCCTGCTATGCCGGGCGGATCTGGTTTGCTGCCATTCGCAGCTAAATTTCCGAATCGAATGATTGATGTTGGAATTGCTGAGCAGCATGCGGCTACGATGTCAGGAGCGCTTGCTTTGGAAGGCATGAAACCGGTTTTTGCAGTCTATTCCACTTTCTTGCAGCGGGCGTATGATCAGGTTGTTCATGACATTTGCCGTCAGAACCTCAACGTGATTTTTGCGATTGACCGTGCAGGCTTTGTAGGACCAGATGGCGAGACTCATCATGGCGTTTACGATATTTCGTTTTTGAGACATATACCTAATTTGGTTATTATGATGCCAAAAGATGAGAATGAGCTCAGAAAGATGCTCAAAACTGCTGTGGATTACAATGATGGTCCGATTGCTGTTCGCTATTCGAGAATCGCTGGCTTAGGCGTAGAAATGGAAGCTAGCCCTGAGGCTCTTCCCATTGGCAGCTGGGAGACGGTTCGAGAAGGTGATTCAGGCGTGATTTTAGCGATTGGTCCAATGCTTCAGGTGGCTGAAGAAGCTGCTGAGCTGCTTAAGCGAGACGGCTCGAATATTCAAATCGTTAATGCTCGGTTTATTAAACCGCTCGACGAGAAGATGCTGCTGACGCTCGCTGCGGAAGGCAAAAATATCATTGTGCTGGAGGAAGGTGCTGAGCTCGGTGGTTTAGGGAGCGCAGTGCTGGAGTTCTATTCGTTGAAAGGCATTTATGGCTTGTCTGTTCGTATTATAGGTGTTCCAGATGTTTTCGTGGAGCATGGCACCATAAATGAACAAAGAAAAGAAATTGGTTTAACTGCAGAGAGAGTAGCTAATGAAATGCGAACGATGCAGCAGCCAAGACGAATGAAGCGAGTTACTGGAAAACAGTAA
- a CDS encoding Asp23/Gls24 family envelope stress response protein, whose product MSTIAAEYEKTDIGTIQIAPEVIEVIAGLATIEVNGVAGMSGGFAGGIVELLGRKNLSKGVKVEVGQREAAVDVSIIVEYGNRIPEIATEIQRNVKHSIEMMTGLHVIEVNVHIHDVHFKTPEKPEEDEIPYRVK is encoded by the coding sequence ATGAGTACGATTGCTGCTGAGTATGAGAAAACGGACATTGGCACCATTCAAATCGCACCTGAAGTGATTGAGGTTATCGCTGGTTTAGCGACGATCGAAGTTAATGGAGTCGCTGGTATGAGCGGCGGATTCGCTGGAGGCATCGTTGAGCTTCTTGGTCGGAAAAACTTATCTAAAGGCGTTAAAGTTGAAGTTGGTCAGCGTGAAGCGGCAGTGGATGTTTCGATTATCGTAGAATACGGTAACCGGATTCCTGAAATTGCTACCGAAATTCAACGGAATGTGAAGCACTCCATTGAGATGATGACGGGTCTTCATGTTATTGAAGTGAACGTACATATTCACGACGTACATTTCAAGACGCCTGAGAAGCCGGAAGAAGATGAGATCCCTTACAGAGTTAAATAG
- the accC gene encoding acetyl-CoA carboxylase biotin carboxylase subunit, translating to MKFHKILIANRGEIAVRIIRACRELGISSVAVYSEADRDSLHVKLADEAYCIGPTASKDSYLNLTNIMSVATITECDAIHPGYGFLAENADFAEICESCNITFIGPSPDAINRMGDKAVAKLTMKSADVPIIPGSDGLVENMEDAVRVAREIGYPVIIKATAGGGGKGIRIADDETMLISQITTAQQEAQKAFGNAGVYLEKYLTGMKHVEIQIMADKHGNAVHLFERDCSVQRRRQKLVEEAPCSVLTPELRERMGQAAVRAALAVNYSGAGTLEFLLGPDEKFYFMEMNTRIQVEHPVTEMITNVDLIKEMISVAEGNPLSFEQSDLKINGWSIECRINAEDSERNFMPSPGLIPFYLPPGGAGVRIDSAVYPGYTISPHYDSMIAKLIVWGATREEAIARMKRALSEFAIEGIRTTIPFHLKLLNHPKFVSGDFDIKFLEEHDINAKE from the coding sequence GTGAAATTTCACAAAATATTAATTGCCAACCGCGGCGAAATTGCGGTTCGAATCATTCGTGCATGCCGCGAGCTGGGCATTAGCTCAGTTGCTGTTTATTCAGAGGCGGATCGCGATTCACTTCATGTGAAGCTGGCAGACGAAGCTTATTGCATCGGACCGACCGCATCGAAAGACAGCTATTTGAATTTAACGAATATTATGAGCGTAGCTACAATTACCGAATGCGACGCGATTCATCCCGGCTATGGCTTCTTAGCGGAAAATGCTGACTTTGCGGAAATTTGCGAGTCATGCAACATTACCTTCATTGGTCCATCTCCAGATGCGATCAACAGGATGGGCGATAAGGCCGTTGCGAAGCTTACGATGAAATCAGCTGATGTTCCTATTATTCCTGGTTCGGATGGACTTGTGGAAAATATGGAGGATGCGGTTCGTGTTGCTCGAGAAATTGGGTATCCTGTTATTATAAAAGCGACAGCCGGCGGCGGAGGCAAAGGTATTCGAATTGCTGATGACGAGACGATGCTGATTTCACAAATTACGACGGCACAGCAGGAAGCTCAGAAGGCATTCGGCAACGCTGGCGTATATTTGGAAAAATATCTGACAGGCATGAAGCATGTCGAAATCCAAATTATGGCGGACAAGCACGGCAATGCCGTTCATTTGTTTGAACGTGATTGCTCCGTACAGCGTCGTCGTCAGAAGCTCGTAGAAGAAGCACCATGCTCGGTATTAACGCCAGAGCTTCGTGAACGAATGGGTCAAGCAGCTGTTCGTGCAGCGCTTGCAGTAAACTATTCAGGTGCAGGTACGCTTGAGTTTCTACTCGGGCCTGATGAAAAATTTTACTTTATGGAAATGAATACACGTATTCAGGTTGAGCATCCCGTAACTGAAATGATTACGAATGTTGATCTCATTAAAGAAATGATTTCTGTAGCAGAAGGTAATCCGCTGTCCTTTGAGCAAAGCGATTTGAAAATAAATGGCTGGTCCATTGAATGCAGGATTAACGCTGAGGATTCAGAACGGAATTTCATGCCGTCTCCAGGCTTGATTCCATTTTATTTGCCTCCCGGCGGCGCAGGCGTACGTATCGATAGTGCTGTATATCCTGGCTACACGATTTCACCTCACTACGATTCGATGATTGCAAAACTAATCGTATGGGGAGCCACTCGTGAGGAAGCAATCGCGAGAATGAAACGGGCATTATCTGAGTTCGCAATTGAAGGAATTCGGACGACCATTCCATTCCATTTGAAGCTGCTGAACCACCCGAAATTTGTGAGCGGAGACTTCGATATAAAATTCCTAGAAGAGCATGATATTAACGCTAAAGAATGA
- the spoIIIAG gene encoding stage III sporulation protein AG: MAKWLEGIESAVSGGPGGPKRIRTLRILLIVGGIGAALMIMNSFLTYKEVEPSVQDPNPPPQTEAAWNNSAASSGSMFAAIEHPLEARLKEILEKIVGVGSVDVLVTVESTEEIIIAQNEQESQQTTDENDPNGGKRHITSITKDGQVVLYEISGDQKPIITKTINPRIRGILIVARGAENMTVRRLIINAVEKGINVPVNRISVVPSKQ; this comes from the coding sequence GTGGCCAAATGGCTGGAAGGCATAGAATCAGCGGTTAGCGGAGGTCCCGGCGGTCCAAAGCGAATTAGGACGCTGCGAATTTTGCTCATCGTTGGTGGGATTGGCGCAGCGCTAATGATTATGAATTCATTTTTAACCTATAAGGAAGTGGAACCGTCTGTACAGGATCCGAATCCACCACCGCAGACCGAGGCTGCTTGGAACAATTCGGCTGCTTCCTCTGGCTCGATGTTTGCTGCAATTGAGCATCCTTTGGAGGCGAGGCTGAAAGAGATTCTGGAGAAAATTGTTGGTGTAGGAAGTGTGGATGTGCTCGTAACGGTCGAATCGACAGAGGAAATTATTATTGCGCAGAATGAGCAAGAATCACAGCAGACTACAGATGAGAACGATCCGAATGGCGGTAAACGCCACATCACCTCCATCACCAAGGACGGACAGGTCGTATTGTATGAAATCTCGGGAGATCAGAAGCCGATTATAACCAAAACGATTAATCCGCGCATTCGTGGAATTCTCATTGTCGCTAGAGGAGCAGAAAATATGACGGTCAGACGTCTCATCATCAATGCTGTTGAAAAGGGAATTAACGTCCCGGTTAACCGAATTTCTGTAGTGCCGAGCAAACAGTAG
- the accB gene encoding acetyl-CoA carboxylase biotin carboxyl carrier protein produces MFKLSEIKELIKLVDQTSVHELEIENEGTRLLIRKPGKTEVVNVQAAPITHTYATAPLQVQQAAPAAQSQAVQETVAVQPSTDHLHQIVSPMVGTFYSSPTPETSAFVKIGDRVSDKSVVCILEAMKLMNELEAEVRGEIVEILVSNGQLVEYGQPLFLVKPE; encoded by the coding sequence ATGTTCAAATTGAGCGAGATCAAAGAGTTGATCAAATTGGTTGATCAAACTTCCGTTCATGAGCTGGAAATCGAAAACGAAGGGACTCGCCTGCTCATCCGCAAGCCTGGAAAAACCGAAGTGGTGAATGTGCAAGCAGCCCCAATTACGCATACATACGCGACTGCACCTCTACAAGTACAACAAGCAGCTCCAGCAGCTCAGTCTCAAGCTGTGCAAGAAACAGTGGCAGTACAGCCGTCTACAGATCATTTGCATCAAATTGTTTCGCCAATGGTTGGAACCTTCTACAGCTCGCCGACTCCAGAAACATCTGCTTTCGTTAAAATCGGCGACCGTGTAAGCGACAAGAGCGTTGTTTGCATACTTGAAGCGATGAAGCTGATGAATGAGCTTGAGGCTGAGGTTCGCGGAGAGATCGTGGAGATTTTAGTATCCAACGGTCAGCTCGTGGAATATGGCCAGCCATTGTTCCTTGTGAAGCCAGAATAA
- a CDS encoding SpoIIIAH-like family protein, translating to MNTKRQTVWLVSMLSLMVVLSAYYLFTQDVDSPEVLTDSSKTEQAAQNATEASTKGDALIVNEVELPTDGEILSEEDQKTLALIEEQGLAAGGVFSELLAKRERKNIEEGNRIMAVIAETKSNIEEPVAAIGELEMLEEKNAKLTGIESELLTRYEQVAIDEQSDKFSVVVSSEKLEKKEAADIIKLVMSTMDVGADQVSVRYIP from the coding sequence ATGAACACGAAAAGACAAACGGTATGGCTCGTATCAATGCTTAGCTTGATGGTGGTATTATCTGCTTATTATTTATTTACGCAAGATGTAGACTCGCCGGAGGTTCTGACAGATAGCTCCAAAACGGAGCAAGCAGCACAAAATGCTACAGAGGCTTCTACTAAAGGGGATGCGCTCATTGTAAATGAAGTGGAGCTTCCAACAGATGGTGAAATTCTCAGCGAAGAGGATCAGAAAACACTCGCCCTCATTGAGGAGCAAGGTCTGGCAGCAGGCGGTGTGTTCAGTGAATTGCTCGCGAAGCGGGAGCGAAAAAATATTGAGGAAGGCAATCGGATTATGGCTGTAATCGCAGAAACGAAATCAAATATAGAAGAGCCAGTAGCTGCAATAGGCGAGCTTGAAATGCTGGAGGAGAAAAACGCGAAGCTGACTGGAATTGAATCAGAGTTGTTGACGCGCTATGAGCAGGTGGCGATCGATGAACAAAGTGACAAGTTCAGTGTCGTAGTCTCAAGCGAAAAGCTGGAGAAAAAAGAAGCAGCGGATATTATCAAATTAGTAATGAGCACTATGGATGTAGGAGCAGATCAAGTGTCGGTACGTTATATTCCATAA
- the amaP gene encoding alkaline shock response membrane anchor protein AmaP, whose amino-acid sequence MVKVVDKLLLFLYSIVIGCLSLFLLSIGFGWISEDLLNDLIGDLYRIDSIKITIAVTGVILFFLSLRFFIVSLHRGSASAPSIDQRTDFGDIRISLETIENLAMKAASRQRGVKDLRTRIRATDAGLDIVIRAVVDGESSIPVLTEEIQRSVKEHVEDIAGIPVMNVAVYVANIIQTGTFKSRVE is encoded by the coding sequence TTGGTTAAAGTCGTGGACAAGCTGCTTTTATTTTTATATAGCATCGTAATTGGATGTTTATCTTTATTTCTGCTCTCCATTGGGTTTGGTTGGATATCGGAGGATCTATTGAATGATCTGATTGGCGATTTATATCGTATCGATTCCATCAAAATTACGATAGCTGTAACGGGTGTCATCCTGTTTTTCCTTAGCTTGAGATTTTTTATCGTATCGCTTCATCGCGGTTCGGCAAGTGCTCCGTCAATTGATCAAAGAACTGACTTTGGTGATATTCGCATCTCTCTTGAAACGATCGAAAATTTAGCAATGAAGGCAGCATCTCGTCAGCGCGGGGTAAAGGATTTGCGCACGCGTATCCGTGCTACTGATGCTGGACTCGATATCGTTATTCGTGCTGTTGTTGATGGGGAAAGCTCTATACCGGTGCTGACTGAGGAAATTCAACGCTCCGTGAAGGAGCATGTTGAGGACATAGCCGGTATACCTGTAATGAACGTTGCAGTATATGTTGCGAACATCATTCAAACGGGCACGTTTAAGAGTCGCGTGGAATAG